The sequence GCGACTGTCATCTCTGCACCCCATGTAGGACCCCCATCAGGGACCAGATACTTGGTGCGACTGTCATCTCTACACCCCATGTAGGACCCCCATCAGGGACCAGATACTCGGTGCGACTGTCATCTCTACACCCCATGTAGGACCCCCATCAGGGACCAGATACTTGGTGCGACTGTCATCTCTGCACCCCATGTAGGACCCCCATCAGGGACCAGATACTTGGTGCGACTGTCATCTCTGCACCCCCTGTAGGACCCCATCAGGGACCAGATACTTGGTGCGACTGTCATCTCTGCACCCCATGTAGGACCCCATCAGGGACCAGATACTTGGTGCGACTGTTATCTCTGCACCTGCAGTAGACTGCCATTGACTGTACAATGGTTGCCCCATGACAGGGACCCATGCTATCCCATGGTAATTGGTAAAGTCCAACTCAACCAAACTTAACAGACAGGACCCTCCTAAAAATGTACAATACCACCCATTTTCTTTTGCCCAGTTTCCCTTGAGATGACATTGTTTTATGTCTTTGCAGAGGACGGGAGCGATGGCCGCAGAGATGCAAATCCAGGCTCCGAATTCAGGGAGTATTGTTCCTCCGAAAGAGATATTGTAGAAGTCGTACGGACTGAGTATGTGTACACCCGTCCGCCTCCTTGGATGGGCAACCTACCCACCATCCACGTCATCACCCCCACCTACAGCAGACCGGTCCAGAAGGCCGAACTGACCCGTCTGTCCAACACCTTACTGCATGTGCCCAACCTGCACTGGATCCTGGTGGAGGACTCTCAGCGGCGCACCCCTCTGGTCACCCGGCTGCTGCAGGAATCTGGTCTCAACTACACCCATCTGAACGTGGAGACACCCCGGAATTACAAACTAAGGGGGGACACCCGGGACCCACGTATACCCCGAGGCACTATGCAGAGAAACCTCGCCCTGCGCTGGCTTAGAGAGACTTTTAACAAGAACAACAGTTTGCCCGGAGTGGTGTATTTCGCAGACGATGATAACACGTACAGCCTGGACCTGTTTGAGGAGGTGAGTGAGGAAATTGTCTCtataaaacagtgttttccaatcgggatgcctccagctgttgcaaaactacaactcccagcatgcctggacagccgaaggctgtccgggcatgctgggagttgtagttttgcaacagctggtggcatctTGGAAAACACTGTGCTATAAGAAAGATAACTATCCCACTAGTGCTACCCATAGGAGTAGCTATAAGAAGCCTTGGAACATGACTAGGGATATTAGCCAACATGCACACCGCTTTCCAATCAggatgccaccagctgttgcaaaactacaactctcagcatgcccggacagcctccggctgtccaggcattctgggagttgtagttttgcaacagctggtggcccccccaattggaaaacactgctctaaaagaAAAAATGATCCCACTAGTGCTACCCATAGGAGTAGCTATAAGAAGCCTTGGAACATGACTAGGGATATTAGCCAACATGCACACAGCTTTCCAATCAggatgccaccagctgttgcaaaactacaactcccagcatgcctggacagccgaaggctgtccgggcatgctgggagttgtagttttgcaacagctggtagcatcccatttggaaaacactgctctaaaagaAAGAAAACTATCCCCCTAGTGCTACCCATAGGAGTAGCTATAAGAAGCCTTGGAACATGACTAGGGATATTAGCCAACATGCACACCGCTTTCCAATCAggatgccaccagctgttgcaaaactacaactctcagcatgcccggacagcctccggctgtccaggcattctgggagttgtagttttgcaacagctggtggcccccccaattggaaaacactgctctaaaagaAAAAATTATCCCACTATTGCTACCCATAGGAGTAGCTATAAGAAGCCTTGGAACATGACTAGGGATATTAGCCAACATGCACACAGCTTTCCAATCAggatgccaccagctgttgcaaaactacaactccca is a genomic window of Hyla sarda isolate aHylSar1 chromosome 10, aHylSar1.hap1, whole genome shotgun sequence containing:
- the B3GAT1 gene encoding galactosylgalactosylxylosylprotein 3-beta-glucuronosyltransferase 1 isoform X2 codes for the protein MLKRRDILAIVLIVLPWTLLITVWHHSTLSPLLTAHKEDGSDGRRDANPGSEFREYCSSERDIVEVVRTEYVYTRPPPWMGNLPTIHVITPTYSRPVQKAELTRLSNTLLHVPNLHWILVEDSQRRTPLVTRLLQESGLNYTHLNVETPRNYKLRGDTRDPRIPRGTMQRNLALRWLRETFNKNNSLPGVVYFADDDNTYSLDLFEEMRNTRKVSVWPVAFVGGLRYESPKVNTAGKVYGWKTVFDPHRPFAIDMAGFAVNLRLILQRPQAYFKLRGVKGGYQESSLLRELVTLNDLEPKADNCTKILVWHTRTEKPVLVNEGKKGFTDPNVEI
- the B3GAT1 gene encoding galactosylgalactosylxylosylprotein 3-beta-glucuronosyltransferase 1 isoform X3, which gives rise to MEDGSDGRRDANPGSEFREYCSSERDIVEVVRTEYVYTRPPPWMGNLPTIHVITPTYSRPVQKAELTRLSNTLLHVPNLHWILVEDSQRRTPLVTRLLQESGLNYTHLNVETPRNYKLRGDTRDPRIPRGTMQRNLALRWLRETFNKNNSLPGVVYFADDDNTYSLDLFEEMRNTRKVSVWPVAFVGGLRYESPKVNTAGKVYGWKTVFDPHRPFAIDMAGFAVNLRLILQRPQAYFKLRGVKGGYQESSLLRELVTLNDLEPKADNCTKILVWHTRTEKPVLVNEGKKGFTDPNVEI